From one Cupriavidus sp. P-10 genomic stretch:
- a CDS encoding MFS transporter produces MSQIDVHKLADEASFNRFHARVLCWCALIIIFDGYDLAVVGIALPSIMKDLGVAPAQAGLMVSSALFGMVFGAIFLGTLADRIGRRWTIAICVILFSVFTAAAGLVRDPVLFSVARFLAGLGIGGVMPNVVAQMTEYAPKRMRATLVTLMFSGYAVGGMLAAILGKGLIETYGWQSVFLAAGLPVLLVPVILRSLPESMPFLLKKGDHEALRRIVASLAPTRRWSKTDGFAVAAQDNADSAPIRHLFHEGRGFSTLMFWIAFFMCLFMVYALSSWLTKLMAAAGYSLGSALTFMLVLNIGAMIGAVGGGWLADRYHIKYVLAAMYGLAAISITLLGFRLPAELQYLVVGLAGASTIGTQIVANAYTGQFYPTAIRSTGLGWALGIGRSGAILAPIVIGVLVAMNLPLQQNFIAIAMPAVIGMFAVLLIDHGRSASAVHYDHAGAERNESPVSLSIADRN; encoded by the coding sequence ATGTCGCAAATCGACGTCCACAAACTGGCCGACGAGGCCTCGTTCAATCGCTTCCATGCGCGCGTGCTGTGCTGGTGCGCGCTCATCATCATCTTTGACGGATACGACCTGGCGGTCGTGGGCATCGCGCTGCCTTCGATCATGAAGGACCTCGGCGTGGCACCGGCTCAAGCCGGGCTCATGGTCAGCTCTGCCCTGTTCGGCATGGTGTTCGGCGCGATCTTCCTCGGCACCCTGGCAGACAGGATCGGCCGGCGCTGGACAATCGCGATCTGCGTCATCCTGTTCAGCGTCTTCACTGCTGCGGCCGGCCTGGTCAGGGACCCCGTGCTGTTCAGCGTGGCACGCTTCCTTGCCGGGCTCGGCATCGGCGGCGTCATGCCCAACGTCGTCGCGCAGATGACGGAGTACGCACCGAAAAGGATGCGGGCGACGCTTGTCACCCTGATGTTCAGCGGCTATGCCGTCGGCGGGATGCTGGCGGCCATCCTCGGCAAGGGCCTGATCGAAACGTACGGCTGGCAATCGGTCTTCCTCGCCGCCGGCCTCCCCGTCCTGCTCGTTCCCGTCATTCTCAGGTCGCTGCCCGAATCGATGCCCTTCCTGCTGAAGAAGGGCGACCACGAAGCATTGCGGCGCATTGTTGCCAGCCTCGCACCGACCCGCCGGTGGTCCAAGACGGATGGATTCGCCGTGGCGGCCCAGGACAATGCCGACAGCGCGCCGATCCGGCATCTGTTCCATGAGGGCCGCGGCTTCAGCACCCTCATGTTCTGGATCGCATTCTTCATGTGCCTGTTCATGGTGTACGCGCTGAGCTCATGGCTGACCAAGCTGATGGCAGCCGCGGGGTACAGCCTGGGCTCCGCGTTGACGTTCATGCTGGTACTGAACATCGGCGCGATGATCGGCGCCGTCGGCGGCGGATGGCTTGCCGACCGGTATCACATCAAGTACGTGCTTGCAGCGATGTATGGGCTGGCCGCGATCTCGATCACGCTCCTCGGGTTCAGGCTGCCCGCCGAACTGCAGTATCTCGTGGTGGGCCTTGCCGGCGCCTCGACGATCGGCACCCAGATCGTCGCGAATGCCTACACCGGGCAGTTCTATCCGACCGCGATCCGTTCCACCGGACTCGGCTGGGCGCTGGGCATCGGTCGCAGTGGAGCGATCCTGGCGCCGATCGTGATTGGCGTACTGGTCGCCATGAACCTGCCGCTGCAGCAGAACTTTATTGCGATTGCCATGCCTGCCGTGATTGGCATGTTCGCAGTCCTGCTGATCGATCACGGGCGGTCGGCATCGGCGGTTCACTACGACCACGCCGGAGCCGAGAGAAACGAGTCACCCGTCAGCCTCTCCATCGCGGACCGGAACTAG
- a CDS encoding tripartite tricarboxylate transporter substrate-binding protein, whose product MRYVAALAIGLLACSSSFGQTFPTRPLTLVVPFSPGGPTDVVARHLGAAMGRSLGQSVVVENRASTGGIVGSEAVVRAEPNGYTLLIHNIGMATLPALTKSLRFDPTRDFEYIGLVADVPMTLVARPDLTPTGFSELRAYISANQRRINLANAGIGTASHLCGLMLMSQLHSAMTSVPYKGAAPAMVDIQGGQVDLLCDQVTTTLQPINTGRVKAYGSTTSLRLAALPKLPTLREQGLGDFEVTVWHGIYAPRGTPKPVVAKLVKALQDAVSDPAFREGMHKLGAVPVSAERAAPQALSAQLRNEIARWTPVIRQASAFID is encoded by the coding sequence ATGAGGTACGTTGCAGCACTCGCCATCGGATTGTTGGCATGCAGTTCTTCCTTTGGGCAAACCTTTCCAACCCGCCCGCTGACGTTGGTGGTTCCGTTCTCGCCAGGCGGGCCGACGGACGTCGTGGCGCGCCACCTGGGGGCCGCAATGGGCCGATCGCTGGGACAGTCCGTTGTCGTGGAGAACCGTGCCAGCACTGGCGGCATCGTCGGCTCGGAGGCGGTCGTGCGGGCCGAGCCCAATGGCTATACGCTGTTGATCCATAACATCGGCATGGCGACCCTGCCAGCGCTGACGAAATCGCTCCGGTTCGACCCGACCAGGGATTTCGAATATATCGGGCTTGTCGCCGACGTCCCGATGACGCTGGTTGCCCGTCCAGACCTGACACCGACCGGATTCAGCGAGTTGCGCGCCTACATCTCGGCCAACCAGCGGAGGATCAATCTCGCCAATGCGGGCATCGGTACGGCATCACATCTCTGCGGGCTGATGCTGATGAGCCAGCTGCATTCGGCGATGACAAGCGTTCCGTACAAGGGCGCGGCGCCGGCAATGGTCGACATCCAGGGTGGGCAGGTCGACCTCCTTTGCGATCAGGTAACCACCACGTTGCAACCCATCAATACCGGTCGAGTCAAGGCATATGGCAGCACGACGTCGCTGAGGCTGGCTGCATTGCCAAAGCTGCCCACCCTGCGGGAGCAGGGGCTGGGCGATTTCGAGGTCACGGTGTGGCATGGCATCTACGCCCCCAGGGGCACGCCGAAGCCGGTCGTTGCGAAGCTGGTCAAGGCGCTGCAGGACGCGGTCAGCGATCCCGCGTTCCGTGAGGGAATGCATAAGCTTGGCGCTGTACCGGTGTCGGCAGAGCGCGCCGCTCCGCAAGCGTTGTCTGCGCAGTTGCGAAACGAGATAGCGAGATGGACCCCGGTCATCAGGCAAGCCAGCGCTTTCATCGACTAG